A part of Komagataeibacter medellinensis NBRC 3288 genomic DNA contains:
- a CDS encoding ParA family protein, which translates to MNGQTFRNSRLTLRLSQADIKDELNRRLGRSYDKPKISRWENDKEPIPDDVAEVIRNMAGAVQDSARILVLANQKGGVGKTTSSLNLAYALSSLGGRVLLIDMDPQATATAGILAGASVELYHQGKTTAHLILGGKPLSEIVVAAGTLPDGRELPFDFIASHIDLAETDGRREPGFDAALREAIDPVREDYDWIVIDAPPNLGMLTWMSLAAADDAIVPVRTEPYDTMGVGLIIGTIGKIQRRLNPGLRLLGILPTQYNARKSVDREVLQHLCSMMKDRAPVLEPVPSSAVYGHAARAGRIALESSSSAAATAPYLRLAQALQTKTDFPLADIEQPEGNA; encoded by the coding sequence ATGAACGGTCAAACATTTCGAAATAGCCGACTGACTTTGCGATTAAGTCAGGCCGACATCAAAGATGAACTCAACCGCAGACTCGGCCGAAGCTATGATAAACCCAAGATTAGCCGCTGGGAAAACGATAAAGAACCGATCCCGGATGATGTCGCCGAGGTGATACGTAATATGGCTGGCGCAGTTCAAGATTCTGCAAGAATACTTGTGCTGGCAAACCAAAAAGGCGGCGTTGGGAAAACAACGTCTTCGCTCAATCTTGCATACGCGTTGTCATCACTGGGAGGACGCGTTCTTCTCATTGATATGGATCCCCAAGCAACAGCTACAGCCGGAATACTCGCTGGCGCCAGTGTTGAACTTTATCATCAGGGCAAAACGACAGCCCACCTCATTCTCGGTGGGAAACCTCTCTCTGAAATCGTGGTTGCGGCAGGCACGCTACCAGACGGACGCGAACTGCCCTTCGATTTCATCGCCAGCCATATTGACCTAGCTGAAACGGACGGCCGGAGAGAGCCCGGTTTTGACGCCGCGCTACGGGAAGCCATTGATCCTGTCCGTGAGGACTACGACTGGATCGTGATCGATGCACCTCCCAATCTCGGCATGCTTACATGGATGAGCCTTGCTGCTGCCGATGACGCAATTGTCCCTGTGAGAACCGAGCCTTACGACACAATGGGCGTTGGCCTGATTATCGGCACAATTGGCAAGATCCAGCGTCGTCTGAATCCAGGACTTCGACTTCTTGGTATTTTACCGACGCAATATAACGCACGCAAATCTGTGGACCGTGAAGTCCTTCAACACTTATGTTCCATGATGAAAGATCGCGCCCCAGTTCTGGAACCCGTGCCTTCAAGCGCTGTGTACGGTCATGCTGCACGCGCAGGCAGGATTGCGTTGGAGTCCTCTTCTTCAGCGGCCGCAACGGCACCGTACCTTCGGCTGGCACAAGCACTCCAAACGAAGACAGATTTTCCGCTTGCAGATATCGAACAGCCTGAAGGTAATGCGTGA